A portion of the Bdellovibrionales bacterium genome contains these proteins:
- a CDS encoding NADH dehydrogenase ubiquinone Fe-S protein 4 yields MRVLIYKPAKSATQSRCAFGERWLIEPLKESPREVEPLMGWTSAGDPLSSLTGRLSFSSPQEASTFADQQGWSFEIITPQQRRVRPKSYLDNFNADGHR; encoded by the coding sequence TTGCGCGTCTTGATTTACAAACCCGCTAAGTCTGCCACACAGTCGCGCTGCGCCTTTGGTGAGCGCTGGCTGATTGAGCCGCTTAAGGAATCCCCGCGTGAGGTTGAGCCGTTGATGGGCTGGACCAGCGCGGGGGATCCGTTGTCCTCGCTGACGGGACGGCTGAGCTTTTCCTCGCCGCAGGAAGCCTCAACCTTTGCCGATCAGCAGGGCTGGAGCTTTGAGATTATAACGCCCCAGCAGCGCCGCGTTCGCCCCAAAAGCTACCTTGATAATTTCAATGCGGATGGGCATCGATAG
- the uvrC gene encoding excinuclease ABC subunit UvrC, giving the protein MTDSLSSDRLRKGAGGYERGAVAIREQLKTMPESAGVYRMLAADGAVLYVGKAKNLKRRVVSYTQRARLPNRLQRMVAQTRGMEIVVTHTEVEALLLEANLIQRFMPPFNVLLRDDKSFPFIFIPRDHPFPPMMKVRGKAKRKGWSFGPFASGGAVTETLILLQRAFMLRTCSDGVFAQARRPCLQYHIKRCTAPCCGKVGEADYTQQVAEACAFLSGSSQAVQEKLAAQMQTASEAQAYERAAALRDRIRVLTSVQTKQDINVAGLGDADVIAIHRQGGMTAVQVFFFRADRNFGTRVYFPAHDKGVESGEVLAAFIAQFYAEREPPPQLLLSEVPDQAALLAQALSEKAGRKVSLLVPQKDKKKRLVDHALANAAQALARHQADSAEQKKHLAQVASIFNLKKPPQRIEVYDNSHTSGTYAVGAMIAAGEAGFLNKTYRKFNIKTAQSNDDFAMMSEVLTRRFARLLDEDPQRQSGLWPDLLLIDGGAGQVGKVRAVLAELGVTDVALVGIAKGPDRNAGRERFFVEGKAPFTLPADDPTLYYLQRLRDEAHRFAIGTHRARRAKAFTASGLDEVVGIGAARKRALLNAFGSAKAVSGAGIDDLSRVSGISPALAKKIYDSFHEKG; this is encoded by the coding sequence ATGACGGACTCTCTATCCTCTGACAGGTTGCGTAAGGGCGCGGGCGGCTATGAGCGCGGCGCGGTGGCGATCCGTGAGCAACTGAAAACCATGCCCGAAAGCGCGGGCGTGTATAGGATGCTCGCCGCCGATGGCGCTGTCCTTTATGTCGGCAAAGCCAAGAACCTGAAGCGGCGCGTTGTGTCCTATACGCAGCGCGCGCGTCTGCCCAACCGCTTGCAGCGCATGGTGGCGCAGACTCGCGGCATGGAAATCGTGGTGACGCACACGGAAGTTGAGGCTCTCCTTTTGGAAGCCAATCTGATCCAGCGTTTTATGCCGCCGTTCAATGTCCTTTTGCGCGACGATAAAAGCTTTCCGTTTATCTTTATTCCGCGCGATCATCCTTTTCCGCCGATGATGAAGGTGCGCGGCAAAGCCAAGCGCAAGGGTTGGTCTTTCGGCCCCTTTGCCAGCGGCGGCGCGGTGACGGAAACGCTGATCCTTTTGCAACGCGCTTTTATGCTGCGCACCTGCAGCGATGGCGTGTTCGCGCAAGCGCGTCGGCCTTGCCTTCAATACCATATCAAGCGCTGCACCGCGCCGTGTTGTGGCAAGGTGGGCGAGGCCGATTATACCCAGCAGGTGGCAGAGGCTTGCGCTTTCCTCAGCGGCTCTAGCCAAGCGGTGCAGGAAAAGCTGGCCGCGCAAATGCAAACGGCCAGCGAGGCGCAAGCCTATGAACGCGCCGCCGCCTTGCGTGATCGCATTCGCGTGCTGACCAGTGTGCAGACCAAGCAGGATATCAATGTCGCAGGCCTAGGCGATGCCGACGTGATCGCGATCCACAGGCAGGGCGGCATGACGGCGGTGCAGGTTTTCTTTTTCCGCGCGGATCGCAATTTTGGCACGCGCGTTTATTTTCCCGCGCACGATAAGGGCGTGGAAAGCGGCGAGGTTCTGGCCGCGTTTATCGCGCAGTTTTATGCGGAGAGGGAGCCGCCGCCGCAGTTGTTGCTTAGCGAAGTGCCGGATCAGGCGGCCTTGCTGGCGCAGGCGCTTAGCGAAAAAGCGGGACGCAAGGTTTCTTTGCTCGTGCCCCAAAAGGACAAGAAGAAAAGGCTTGTCGATCATGCTTTGGCGAACGCGGCGCAGGCTTTGGCGCGGCATCAGGCGGATAGCGCGGAGCAGAAAAAGCATCTGGCGCAGGTGGCCTCCATCTTCAACCTTAAAAAACCGCCGCAGCGGATTGAGGTTTATGACAATTCGCATACCTCTGGGACGTATGCTGTTGGCGCGATGATCGCGGCGGGCGAGGCGGGGTTCCTCAACAAAACCTATCGCAAGTTCAACATAAAAACCGCGCAAAGCAACGACGATTTCGCGATGATGAGCGAGGTTCTCACGCGGCGCTTCGCCCGTCTTTTGGATGAAGACCCGCAGCGGCAATCGGGGCTATGGCCGGACTTGCTCCTCATCGATGGCGGCGCGGGGCAGGTGGGCAAAGTCCGCGCCGTGTTGGCGGAGCTGGGCGTTACAGATGTCGCGCTGGTCGGCATTGCCAAAGGGCCTGACCGCAACGCGGGGCGCGAGCGTTTCTTTGTGGAAGGCAAAGCGCCGTTTACGCTGCCCGCCGATGATCCGACCCTCTACTACTTGCAACGCCTGCGCGATGAGGCTCACCGCTTTGCCATTGGCACGCACAGGGCGCGGCGGGCGAAGGCCTTTACCGCCTCAGGGCTGGATGAAGTCGTGGGCATTGGTGCAGCGCGAAAACGCGCCCTTTTGAACGCTTTTGGGTCGGCAAAGGCCGTCTCTGGCGCAGGAATCGACGACCTTTCACGCGTTTCCGGCATCAGCCCCGCCTTGGCCAAGAAAATATATGACAGTTTTCATGAAAAAGGGTAG
- the pgsA gene encoding CDP-diacylglycerol--glycerol-3-phosphate 3-phosphatidyltransferase, whose translation MFNSLANKLTLTRIVLIPLILLLLVLPYGWAAWAAWFFFTIAGVTDFLDGYMARRDNQVSRIGQFLDPIADKLLVSAVLLLLVYNQKITGFTVLPAVIILLREVAVSGLREYLAGLSVSVPVSQLAKWKTTIQLVALGFLIIGTENSPFMIPSTLIGDTLLWMAGGLTVITGYDYWRASLKHF comes from the coding sequence ATGTTCAATTCTCTCGCCAATAAGCTCACCCTCACGCGGATCGTGTTGATCCCGTTGATCCTGCTTTTGCTTGTCTTGCCCTATGGCTGGGCGGCGTGGGCGGCATGGTTCTTCTTTACGATTGCGGGAGTCACGGACTTTCTAGATGGCTATATGGCGCGGCGCGATAATCAGGTTTCGCGCATCGGGCAATTTCTCGATCCCATCGCTGATAAGCTTCTTGTCTCTGCCGTTCTGCTGCTGCTGGTCTATAATCAAAAGATAACAGGATTCACGGTTCTGCCTGCTGTCATTATCTTGCTGCGCGAGGTCGCGGTGTCGGGTCTGCGCGAGTATCTGGCGGGTCTGAGCGTCAGCGTGCCTGTCAGCCAATTGGCCAAATGGAAAACGACGATCCAGCTGGTTGCGTTGGGCTTTCTTATCATCGGGACAGAAAACTCGCCGTTTATGATTCCTTCGACGCTGATTGGCGACACACTGTTGTGGATGGCGGGAGGCTTGACCGTCATCACGGGGTATGACTACTGGCGCGCCAGCCTGAAGCATTTTTAA
- a CDS encoding MFS transporter, whose protein sequence is MNARRFYHKARGMAKGAYLTPWHDKTRAKIMIIGFLANLGYGNLSFTLNYAMATEGLVHSLAFQMARTALLAFLAIPFVFWFLERYRSRWLLMIIQLVGLSLFFVDKSSGLVNALAITVAFSPFMALHNYRFAKNQTRDNRGNEVALNSYIIIFSYSIGLLIGGFALQYGYYYPAVLLGSLSTILGAFFLYYPITSKDNFAKVRSLINYNKPSTRISFFNGLFTVMSDGTMPIWMEVMGISPLGAGINMSLRPMIGMLLTPIAGWLIQKGGIKAGQLGGGAMIAGWLFLAAAQPFPWLLAFGMALLTFGSNFVSPMEVGRWQKRRSAAATMAREVVIASGRFPAYGASILVSFLCPVLYPALGLAFSGLFVLGMRPKRKGLGRRAL, encoded by the coding sequence ATGAACGCCCGCCGTTTTTATCATAAAGCCAGAGGCATGGCCAAGGGAGCCTATCTTACGCCGTGGCATGATAAGACGCGGGCGAAGATCATGATCATTGGCTTTCTGGCTAACCTTGGTTATGGCAACCTTTCTTTTACGCTCAACTACGCGATGGCAACCGAAGGGCTGGTTCACAGTCTCGCCTTTCAGATGGCGCGGACGGCTCTCTTGGCTTTTCTGGCTATTCCTTTTGTCTTCTGGTTTCTGGAGCGTTATCGCTCACGCTGGCTTTTGATGATTATCCAGCTTGTGGGGCTTAGTCTTTTCTTCGTGGATAAAAGCTCTGGCCTTGTCAACGCGCTGGCTATTACGGTTGCCTTTTCGCCCTTTATGGCGCTTCACAATTACCGCTTCGCCAAAAACCAGACGCGCGACAATCGCGGCAATGAAGTTGCGTTGAACAGCTACATCATTATCTTCAGCTATTCCATCGGCCTGCTTATCGGCGGCTTTGCGCTGCAATACGGATACTATTATCCCGCCGTCCTACTTGGCAGTTTGTCTACGATCCTTGGCGCTTTCTTTCTGTATTATCCCATCACCTCAAAAGACAATTTTGCAAAAGTTCGCAGCCTGATCAACTATAACAAGCCTTCAACGCGCATTAGTTTTTTCAATGGCCTGTTCACGGTTATGAGCGACGGCACAATGCCCATTTGGATGGAAGTGATGGGAATCTCGCCGCTGGGCGCGGGCATCAATATGTCCTTGCGCCCCATGATCGGCATGTTGCTCACGCCCATCGCAGGCTGGCTCATTCAAAAAGGCGGCATCAAGGCAGGACAACTGGGCGGCGGCGCGATGATCGCAGGCTGGCTTTTCCTTGCCGCGGCACAGCCGTTTCCGTGGCTTCTAGCCTTTGGTATGGCGCTCCTGACCTTTGGCAGCAATTTTGTCAGTCCGATGGAAGTCGGTCGCTGGCAAAAACGCCGCTCGGCCGCCGCCACAATGGCACGCGAAGTGGTGATCGCGTCGGGACGTTTTCCTGCTTATGGAGCCAGCATCCTTGTCAGTTTTCTATGCCCTGTTTTGTATCCGGCTTTGGGATTGGCCTTTAGTGGCCTGTTTGTCCTTGGCATGCGCCCCAAGCGCAAGGGACTAGGCCGCCGCGCTCTTTAA
- the sppA gene encoding signal peptide peptidase SppA, whose product MTLNDNVKQFLLRLFAALGVIAVIVLIAGTYATWNFFHPKKKAPEAPKAMVISLDFNAPIVEQARDFSLSLPALLSENNETPLLTIVRALENAKNDPKVKGVIAQFGPAESPELVHAQEIAVALDHFRASGKPTYAYAASYGDFAPGRSLYALASHFDNIWLQPIGAVALSPLSIEAPFGKTALGKFGIEADFMRREEYKSFMENVSRDNFSAPVRANMESMLFSLNDQVAKMVEQGRKVDPAKAKTLLANGPYTANEALKEGLVTKIGYEDEFFKELDDKLGKETTSVDPSYYLYFHNQELKDEPKGTIALIYAEGMIVDTPPEGPYRLAQEEVIDTQSLVTAFEDAAKDKDVKAILFRVNSPGGSPVASESIRRAMIKAKESKKPVYVSMGGMAASGGYWISMNADRIMADPATITGSIGVIAGKFVIGGLLDKLGVKIDTVGADKNASLWSMRTPFDAKGRERMNVMLDETYKAFTDNVAAARKIPLEKMPDVAKGRVFTGEQAVKVGLVDELGGMDFTIASLKKTMGLQETDRVYLKPFPAPETPETLAIRILHNLRFGGAMVLSFMQDFQRVSAALHPVIGALDDHGAITAKLPRSFLNN is encoded by the coding sequence ATGACCCTCAACGACAACGTCAAACAATTCCTTTTACGTCTTTTTGCCGCGCTGGGAGTCATCGCCGTCATAGTACTGATCGCAGGCACTTATGCGACATGGAACTTTTTCCATCCGAAAAAGAAAGCGCCGGAAGCGCCGAAAGCCATGGTGATATCGCTTGATTTTAACGCGCCCATCGTTGAGCAAGCGCGTGATTTCAGCCTATCGCTCCCCGCCCTCCTTAGCGAAAACAATGAAACGCCCCTTCTCACGATTGTGCGCGCGCTGGAAAACGCCAAGAACGATCCCAAGGTCAAAGGCGTCATCGCGCAGTTTGGTCCAGCGGAGTCGCCAGAGCTTGTCCACGCGCAGGAGATTGCTGTCGCGCTGGATCATTTCCGCGCCAGCGGCAAGCCCACCTATGCCTATGCCGCCAGCTATGGCGACTTTGCACCGGGACGCAGCCTTTACGCCCTCGCCAGCCATTTCGACAACATCTGGCTGCAGCCTATCGGCGCGGTGGCGCTGTCGCCGCTGTCTATCGAAGCGCCCTTTGGCAAGACCGCTTTGGGCAAGTTTGGCATCGAGGCCGACTTTATGCGCCGCGAGGAATACAAATCCTTTATGGAAAATGTCTCCCGCGATAATTTCTCAGCGCCCGTTCGCGCCAACATGGAAAGCATGCTGTTCAGCCTGAACGATCAAGTCGCCAAGATGGTAGAGCAAGGTCGCAAGGTCGATCCCGCCAAGGCCAAGACGCTTTTGGCGAACGGCCCCTATACAGCCAACGAAGCCCTGAAGGAGGGGCTTGTCACTAAGATCGGTTATGAGGACGAGTTTTTCAAAGAGCTGGATGACAAATTGGGCAAAGAGACGACCTCGGTTGATCCGTCCTATTACCTTTACTTCCATAACCAAGAGCTGAAGGACGAACCCAAGGGCACGATTGCTCTTATCTATGCCGAAGGCATGATTGTGGACACGCCGCCCGAAGGCCCCTATCGCCTTGCGCAAGAGGAAGTGATCGACACGCAATCCCTTGTCACGGCCTTTGAAGATGCCGCTAAAGATAAGGATGTCAAAGCCATTCTGTTTCGCGTGAACAGTCCGGGCGGCTCGCCCGTCGCGTCGGAATCCATTCGCCGCGCTATGATCAAGGCCAAGGAATCCAAAAAGCCTGTTTATGTTTCGATGGGGGGCATGGCTGCCTCTGGCGGCTATTGGATCAGTATGAACGCCGACCGTATCATGGCGGATCCGGCGACGATTACGGGCTCTATCGGCGTCATCGCGGGCAAGTTTGTGATCGGCGGACTCCTTGACAAACTTGGGGTTAAAATCGACACCGTTGGCGCGGATAAAAACGCCTCGCTTTGGTCGATGCGCACGCCGTTTGATGCCAAGGGGCGTGAGCGTATGAACGTTATGCTCGATGAAACCTATAAGGCCTTTACGGACAACGTCGCGGCAGCGCGGAAAATCCCGCTCGAGAAAATGCCCGATGTTGCCAAGGGCCGCGTGTTTACGGGTGAGCAAGCCGTCAAGGTCGGCCTTGTGGATGAGCTGGGCGGGATGGACTTCACCATCGCCAGCCTTAAGAAAACGATGGGGCTACAAGAAACCGACCGAGTCTATCTTAAGCCGTTCCCCGCGCCCGAAACACCGGAAACGCTGGCGATCCGCATTCTGCACAATTTGCGCTTTGGCGGCGCGATGGTGCTCAGCTTTATGCAAGACTTCCAGCGCGTCAGCGCGGCCCTTCACCCCGTCATCGGCGCGTTGGACGATCACGGCGCGATCACGGCCAAGCTGCCTCGGTCATTTTTGAATAACTGA
- a CDS encoding prephenate dehydratase codes for MTKRIAFMGDYGAYSDLACRAATPDYETLPCDTFEDVFTAVYDGKAELAMLPVENAIAGRVADIHYLLPHSTLSIIGEHYQPVVHHLLALPDAKLSDIKTVHSHVQALSQCRNWLRERGMTPVHKSDTAGSAAELPRLGDKSIAAIASELAGQINGLQSLAADIADKEGNTTRFLIFAAKPEVPAPHTVPCVTTLLFRVRSVPAALYKALGGFATNGVNITKLESYLVDGRFTAAQFYVDVEGHPEETPLKNALEELAFFAHETKILGTYPASAFRKKG; via the coding sequence ATGACCAAACGCATTGCTTTTATGGGCGATTATGGCGCCTATTCCGATCTGGCCTGCCGCGCGGCAACGCCCGACTACGAAACCTTGCCCTGTGACACGTTCGAGGACGTTTTTACGGCTGTTTACGATGGTAAGGCCGAGCTGGCCATGCTGCCCGTCGAAAACGCCATAGCGGGGCGCGTGGCGGATATCCACTACCTATTACCGCACAGCACACTGTCGATCATCGGCGAGCATTACCAGCCCGTCGTGCATCACTTGCTGGCTTTGCCGGACGCAAAATTGAGCGACATTAAAACAGTCCATAGCCATGTTCAGGCGCTTAGCCAATGCCGCAACTGGCTGCGTGAGCGCGGCATGACCCCCGTCCACAAATCGGACACGGCGGGCAGCGCGGCTGAGCTTCCAAGGCTGGGCGATAAAAGCATCGCCGCAATTGCGTCCGAGCTGGCGGGCCAGATTAACGGCCTTCAAAGCCTTGCCGCCGACATCGCGGATAAAGAAGGCAACACGACGCGCTTTTTGATTTTTGCCGCCAAGCCCGAAGTTCCGGCGCCACATACTGTTCCTTGCGTCACCACGCTGCTCTTTCGCGTGCGCAGCGTTCCAGCGGCGTTGTATAAGGCGCTGGGCGGCTTTGCAACAAACGGCGTGAACATCACCAAGCTGGAAAGCTATCTGGTGGATGGCCGCTTTACCGCCGCGCAGTTTTATGTGGATGTCGAAGGGCATCCCGAAGAAACGCCTCTTAAAAACGCATTAGAGGAATTGGCTTTTTTTGCGCATGAAACGAAAATCCTTGGAACCTATCCCGCCAGCGCGTTTAGGAAAAAGGGATAA
- the hisN gene encoding histidinol-phosphatase, with the protein MPLSFCPPELLALAHQLADVSGDVIRSFYRTSMAVEGKVDLSPVTAADRKAEQVLHVMLAQERPNDGIIGEEFGVERENAEYVWVIDPIDGTRAFVSGKPLFGTLIALLHEGVPVMGVIDQPILKERWIGAAGHETTLNGQRCRTRPCSQLHDAIVCMGPQAFPFGNAVSLDAYRRVAKKAKTTTVGGDCYSYGLIASGHIDLCIEHDLSLYDFAALVPVVEGAGGCITDWQGQKLTRESKGQILAASDSRLIEETVTLLEGVL; encoded by the coding sequence ATGCCCCTTTCTTTCTGTCCCCCCGAATTGCTGGCTTTGGCGCATCAACTGGCCGATGTCAGCGGCGATGTGATTCGCAGCTTTTACCGCACGTCCATGGCCGTTGAGGGGAAGGTCGACCTTTCCCCCGTGACGGCTGCGGATCGCAAGGCCGAGCAGGTTTTGCACGTTATGCTGGCGCAAGAACGCCCCAACGACGGCATTATTGGCGAGGAGTTTGGGGTTGAGCGTGAAAACGCCGAATATGTGTGGGTTATTGACCCCATTGATGGGACTCGCGCCTTTGTCTCTGGCAAGCCTTTGTTCGGGACTTTGATCGCCTTATTGCATGAGGGTGTGCCCGTCATGGGCGTGATCGATCAGCCTATCTTGAAGGAGCGCTGGATCGGCGCGGCGGGGCATGAAACAACGCTGAACGGGCAGCGTTGCCGCACAAGGCCTTGCAGCCAGCTGCATGACGCGATTGTCTGCATGGGGCCGCAAGCCTTTCCGTTCGGTAATGCCGTGTCGTTGGATGCCTATCGCCGCGTGGCGAAGAAGGCCAAGACGACGACGGTGGGTGGCGATTGCTATTCCTATGGCCTTATCGCGTCCGGCCATATTGATTTATGTATTGAACATGATTTGAGCCTGTATGATTTCGCCGCGCTTGTTCCCGTGGTGGAGGGGGCAGGGGGCTGCATAACGGATTGGCAGGGGCAAAAACTAACCCGCGAGTCCAAAGGTCAGATCCTTGCCGCCAGCGATAGCCGTCTTATCGAAGAAACCGTCACGTTGCTTGAAGGCGTTTTATGA
- a CDS encoding flippase-like domain-containing protein, translating into MIRLASFLGLIGLVIATCVIAWSGYDQVLQALQQAGWGIVWTSLFHIVPMMACVLGWQALLPGRIKAGKLFFLYVLWIRASINNLMPVARIGGEIVSVRVMMKHGMRKSPAIASTVVEITTSVIAQFVFVLLGVWLFLMRVADQSVTAQLLWGLVITAPVIGALLYVQKIGFFGLFEKLFRALFRDKWARFAGSAARLDHAVRTMYRRRGKAFYCFVMQLISWALCSVEIWLALHYLGHPLSLLESMMIEALIQATSSAAFVVPGALGVQEAGFLLFGSMLGLTPEIAAALAVIRRCRDLLLYVPGLIVWQVQEGRWLLEKKN; encoded by the coding sequence ATGATCCGATTGGCGTCGTTTTTGGGGCTGATCGGGCTTGTCATTGCAACCTGTGTGATCGCTTGGTCGGGCTATGATCAAGTCCTGCAAGCGCTGCAGCAGGCCGGCTGGGGCATTGTCTGGACAAGCCTTTTCCATATTGTGCCGATGATGGCCTGCGTCCTTGGCTGGCAGGCCTTGCTGCCCGGACGGATTAAAGCGGGCAAACTTTTCTTCCTCTATGTCCTATGGATCCGCGCTTCCATCAACAATTTGATGCCTGTCGCCCGCATCGGCGGCGAGATCGTCTCGGTGCGCGTGATGATGAAACACGGCATGCGCAAATCGCCCGCTATCGCTTCCACCGTCGTCGAAATCACAACCTCCGTCATCGCGCAATTCGTCTTTGTTTTGCTGGGCGTTTGGCTGTTTTTGATGCGTGTGGCGGATCAAAGCGTGACCGCGCAATTGCTGTGGGGTCTTGTGATTACCGCGCCCGTCATCGGCGCGTTGCTTTATGTGCAGAAAATCGGCTTTTTCGGTCTGTTTGAGAAGCTTTTTCGCGCGCTTTTTCGTGACAAATGGGCCCGTTTTGCGGGCAGCGCCGCACGGCTGGATCACGCCGTCCGCACGATGTATCGGCGGCGCGGCAAGGCCTTTTACTGCTTTGTGATGCAGCTTATCTCATGGGCCTTGTGCAGCGTCGAGATTTGGTTGGCCCTGCATTATCTAGGACATCCGCTTTCGCTTTTGGAAAGCATGATGATCGAGGCGCTGATCCAAGCCACCAGCAGTGCGGCCTTTGTCGTGCCCGGCGCGTTGGGCGTGCAGGAAGCGGGATTCCTTTTGTTCGGCTCTATGCTTGGGCTGACGCCGGAAATTGCCGCTGCGCTCGCCGTCATTCGCCGCTGCCGTGATCTTCTTCTTTACGTTCCGGGCCTTATCGTCTGGCAGGTGCAAGAGGGGCGCTGGCTGCTGGAGAAGAAGAATTAA
- a CDS encoding Panacea domain-containing protein has translation MKPWFNARKAAQVAAFFAQKEGGRINVLKLTKLVYLADRTHMKAYDYPIIGDEFVSMPHGPVNSMTLNYIDGCVSENSGWDEFITDRDRHCVGLTNINTTVDDLDELSESEIATLQAVWIEFGHMGQFEIRDWTHKNCPEWEDPDGSSNPIPYERVFKYLGKTNVEYLGERIREERCVREAFVE, from the coding sequence ATGAAACCATGGTTCAACGCTAGAAAAGCCGCTCAAGTGGCCGCCTTTTTTGCTCAAAAGGAGGGTGGGAGAATTAATGTCCTCAAGTTGACAAAGCTCGTTTACTTGGCCGACAGAACCCATATGAAAGCATACGATTATCCAATTATTGGCGATGAGTTTGTTTCAATGCCTCATGGGCCAGTTAATTCAATGACATTGAATTACATTGATGGGTGTGTGTCTGAAAATAGTGGATGGGATGAATTCATAACAGATCGTGATAGACACTGTGTTGGATTGACTAATATAAACACTACCGTTGATGATTTAGATGAGTTGAGTGAATCTGAAATAGCCACGCTGCAAGCCGTGTGGATTGAATTTGGCCATATGGGGCAATTCGAAATACGGGATTGGACGCATAAAAATTGCCCCGAATGGGAAGATCCTGACGGTTCGTCGAATCCAATCCCCTATGAACGTGTTTTTAAATATCTTGGAAAAACAAATGTTGAGTATTTGGGAGAGCGAATTAGGGAGGAAAGATGTGTGCGTGAAGCTTTTGTGGAATAA
- the eno gene encoding phosphopyruvate hydratase — MSTILHVHGREILDSRGNPTVEVDVELESGAFGRAAVPSGASTGAHEAVELRDGDAERYLGKGTMRAVEHVNGEIADAVIGYDALDQIGLDGVLIELDGTPNKSRLGANAILGVSLAAARASAMECDLPFYRYVGGTAASLLPVPQMNIMNGGAHADNPIDIQEFMIMPVGGESVTDAIRMGAEVFHSLKKLLKDAGLNTNIGDEGGFAPNLRSADEALTYIMRAIEKAGYAPGEDIMIALDAASSEFFKDGHYALTGERKTLTAQQMVRYYADLCDNFPIISIEDGMAEDDFEGWEMMTEELGERIQIVGDDVFVTNPVRIAEGIERGIANAVLIKVNQIGTLSETLEAVEMAHKAGYRCVMSHRSGETEDSTIADLAVATNCGQIKTGSLSRSDRLAKYNQLMRIEEQLGKIARFAGTSVLMG, encoded by the coding sequence ATGTCCACCATTCTTCATGTTCATGGCCGCGAAATTCTTGACAGCCGTGGCAACCCCACGGTGGAAGTCGATGTAGAGCTGGAGTCTGGCGCTTTTGGTCGTGCCGCCGTTCCTTCGGGCGCATCGACAGGCGCGCATGAGGCGGTTGAGCTTCGTGATGGTGATGCCGAGCGTTATCTGGGCAAGGGCACGATGCGTGCGGTTGAGCATGTGAACGGCGAGATTGCGGATGCCGTGATCGGCTATGATGCTCTTGATCAAATTGGCCTTGATGGCGTGTTGATCGAGCTGGACGGCACACCCAACAAGTCGCGTCTTGGCGCAAACGCCATTTTGGGCGTGAGCTTGGCGGCTGCGCGAGCCTCAGCGATGGAATGCGATCTTCCCTTTTACCGTTATGTTGGAGGGACGGCGGCTTCCTTGCTGCCTGTGCCCCAGATGAACATCATGAATGGCGGCGCTCATGCCGATAACCCCATCGATATCCAAGAGTTTATGATTATGCCCGTCGGCGGCGAAAGCGTCACCGATGCGATCCGTATGGGCGCGGAAGTTTTCCATAGCCTTAAAAAGCTGTTGAAGGACGCGGGTCTGAACACCAACATCGGCGACGAGGGCGGCTTTGCGCCGAACCTGCGCTCAGCCGATGAGGCGCTTACCTATATCATGCGCGCCATTGAAAAGGCCGGCTATGCGCCGGGTGAGGATATCATGATCGCGCTGGATGCCGCCTCAAGCGAGTTCTTTAAGGACGGCCACTATGCCTTGACGGGCGAGCGCAAGACCTTAACGGCTCAGCAAATGGTTCGTTATTATGCCGATCTTTGTGACAACTTCCCCATTATCTCCATCGAAGACGGCATGGCCGAGGATGATTTTGAGGGCTGGGAGATGATGACCGAGGAGTTGGGCGAGCGTATCCAAATTGTTGGCGATGACGTTTTTGTCACGAACCCTGTCCGCATCGCGGAAGGCATTGAACGCGGCATCGCGAACGCCGTTTTGATTAAGGTCAACCAGATTGGCACGCTTAGCGAAACGCTGGAAGCTGTCGAGATGGCGCACAAGGCGGGCTATCGCTGCGTGATGTCCCATCGCTCGGGCGAGACGGAAGATTCAACAATTGCGGATCTGGCTGTGGCGACGAATTGCGGGCAGATTAAGACCGGTTCGCTCTCACGCTCGGATCGCTTGGCCAAGTACAACCAATTGATGCGGATCGAAGAGCAGCTGGGCAAAATCGCCCGCTTTGCCGGAACGTCCGTCTTGATGGGCTGA
- a CDS encoding septum formation initiator family protein, producing MGQLFWSLIGASLVGYFLYHTVQGDRGWFAMLRVQNEIKIGEANLARLTKEREELEHRTTLLRDKSMDPDLLDEKARELLNYSKPNEIIILTPQDKSPDLPKSP from the coding sequence GTGGGACAGCTTTTTTGGTCGTTGATCGGGGCCTCCTTGGTGGGGTATTTCCTTTATCATACGGTGCAGGGCGACCGTGGCTGGTTCGCCATGCTGCGCGTTCAAAACGAGATTAAAATCGGCGAGGCTAACCTTGCCCGTTTGACGAAGGAGCGGGAAGAGCTGGAACACCGCACGACGTTGCTCCGTGATAAGAGCATGGATCCCGATTTGCTGGATGAAAAGGCGCGTGAGCTTCTTAACTATTCCAAACCCAATGAAATTATCATCCTGACGCCACAGGATAAATCACCTGATTTACCAAAATCTCCCTGA